TACAGCGGCATCCGCCCCGGCGAGAAACTCTACGAGGAACTTCTCACCAGCGGCGAGGGCATCGACGCCACGACCCACAGCGAGATTTTCAGTGCCAAGCTGGACGCTGTCGCCCCCGAATTCATTGCCAGCCGCCTGCACACGCTGCGTGCTTACGCCTTACACAACGACGCCGAGGCGATTCGCCGGGAACTGCGCCGCCTGATCCCCGAGAACAAATTCGGGAGCATCCGGTAGCCTGCGGGGCAGGCAGGCCTGCCTGTGGAGGCTGTGGTCAGCCTCACTCTGACAACGGGTACAATTACCGTTATGAAGGTGTTGGTTACAGGTGGTGCTGGGTATATTGGAAGTACTGTTTGCTCGGCCCTCAAAGATGCTGGTCATGTGCCGGTGATCCTCGATTCTCTGATCACGGGCCAGAGGGCTTTTGTCAAAGATCGGATTTTTTATCATGGCGACATCGCGGATGAAGTGCTCCTGCGCCGTATTTTTGCAGAGCATCCTGATATAGGAGCAGTTATTCACTTCGCGGCCCTAATTGTTGTGCCGGAATCCGTCGCCGTCCCTCTTCGTTACTATCAGGAAAATGTTTCCAAGTCGATTATTCTCTTCCAGACATTGCTTGACCATGACGTAGAAAGGGTAATCTTCAGCTCAAGTGCGAGCATTTATGACACTACCTCTGCTACATGTGTCTCAGAAGAAAGCTCCTTGTTGCCAGCGAGCCCCTATGCCAGAACCAAGCTGATGATGGAGATGATTCTGGAAGATGTCTGTCGGGCCTCCAATCTGCGGGGTATTGCACTGCGCTACTTCAACCCCATAGGGGCCGACCCGCAGTTTAGAAGTGGGCCGTACCGGCATGATCCCTCACATGTCCTGGGCCGAATGCTGGAAACAGCCAGGGGACGGTCCGGGCCTTTTCAGGTGACGGGCGTGGATTACCCGACGCGAGATGGCACGGGCTTACGCGATTACATTCACGTGTGGGACCTAGCTCTGGCGCATGTTCAGGCTGTGGAGCAGTTCGACCGGGTTTTTGAACGCGCGCAGGCCCGGGGAATGAAGGGGCACTATCTGGCGCTGAACGTAGGCTCAGGCAACGGCGTAACCGTTCGGGAACTGATCGGCGCTTTTGAACATGCGTCCGGACTGAAACTGCCCCATCAGGATGCTGCGCGCCGTCCTGGCGATTCACCCGGCGCCTATGCTGTGATCGAGCGGGCGCGTGAGCTGCTGGGGTGGGAACCACGCTCCAGTACGGAGACAGCTATCCGCAGTGCGTTGGAGTGGGATGAACGGTACCATCAGGCTGTCAAATCCTAGCTGACCCCTCATCCCTCACTCCATTCTGGAATCCGTACTTTTTCTTTCTCCCTCCAGTCGGGTTTTACCGTTAGGGCGCTATTACACGGCTATTCAACTGGAAGTCATATCAGGACTTCGTGTGCGGCGGGGCGGGAATGAACAGGAGCTTTTGTACATCGAGATTTCGGTCCACGATAGGACCGACAAAAGGGTTGGTCAGTTTGACCGTTACCGGCCCTCTGGAGACTGGTAATTGTACAAACTCACGTTGTGCTGAAGTTTGCTTTTCCAGAAGCTGCTGACCATTCTGCTCGAACAGGAGAACGGGAAAAGCCCCCCGAGCTTCACGCCCCATCACATAGAACTTCAGCCGCCCACGCCCGCAAGGCACAAGGGTGGCTGGTATCTCGGAAACCAGGACAGCCGTGTTGGCTTCTGGATACCAGCCACCGGCACCCTTAGGGACATGAATGTCCAGTTGTCTACAAGCGGATTGGGCGAGTGAAAAGCCGTCCAGATTGGCCACACGAGCATTCATGAAGTAGTAATCATTGAAATAGCCGATAGTCAGCCGTCCCGCTTCAGGGATCTTCAGCTTCAGGGTTTTTCTTCGGTCAAAGCTCTCTACAGCGAGGGGCTTGGAATTCAGCATAAAGGTCAGCTCCGGGGCTGCTCCTGCGGCCACCTGGCCTTCGGCGGTGACCAGCAGTGTTCCTGCGGAGCAGAGATCGGTCTGGAGCCACGAGAGGCCCTGAAAGTGAAAGCCGCTGCCCTGGGGGGTGAGGCCATTGTCTTCCCGCTGATAGCCAACCCGGTAGGTCGGTGGCTGAGTGCAACTCAGTTCTGGCTTGACCAGGTCTAGGGAGGGGACGTTTTTCGTCCGCTGAGCGAGAACCGTCAGCAGTGCTGCGGGGATCAGGGGGAACAGCAGAAGTGCCAGCCGGACGTTCCGGGGCGTCATGGCTTGATCTCCACGTTCCAGGCACGGCGTCCTGCGGGTGTGGGACGAGTGCTACCCTCTCCGACGTAGAGCAGCAGTTCCAGGCGCTGCCGGGGGACCGGTTGCAGGTCGCCACTCAGCGTGAGCAGCGGGGCCTGGCGGGAGGCCGGAGCCGTGAAGTCGATGGTCACGATGGGCATGCAGCTGTCCGTGCAACTGCGGAGATTGGCCCGATATTTCCCTGGAGGAAGGTCAAACTGCGCGAACGCCGTATATGCCCTGGGGCTCCTGACCTGTGTGGGGGCATTCAGAAAGCGCAGGCTTGGGGGCGGACGGACCTGCGGAGCGGGCAACCTACTCGCCAGGAGAGGAAACGAAAGTGCCAGCATCAGCCCGGCGGCCCAGCCTCCCACAGCGCCCAAGCTCGTCGGTGCCAATCTGAGCAACTGCGCCCCCGCGGCCACCCAGAACACCTCCGCGAAAAAGGGGCTGGGGACCAGCAGCGTATTATCGTTGGCCGTGGCGACCAGCAGGCCGGAGATGACGGCCAGACCGAGTGGGTTACGGTTCTGAAAGACCGCAGTGACCACCGCGCCCAGCAGGACAAACAGCCCCAGCAGGCCTAGGGGTCCTGTCTCAGCAAGTTGTTGCAGAGCAATATTATGGGCAATCAGCCAGGGGCTGCCCAGCTTTTTCACCCATGGGGGACAGGAGGGAGCAGTGCCATTTGCCGCCATCCACAGTTCACAGTTGTCTCCTGGGGGAGCCAGCCGTTGACCCAGCAGATAGCTGCCCACACCGCTGAGCGGCTCACTCCTGATCACCGAGAGGGTGTTGTACCAGACGATGTCCCGTCCAGTGGTGTCGGCGTTGCCCAGCCGGGTGATGGCTGCTACCTCCAGCTTTTTCCCCAGGTAGAACCCGCCTGCCAGCAGGACCGCCCCGACCAGCACACCCAGCGCCAGCCGCCAACCCCGGCGGATGATGAACCCCGCCACGCACCCAACCAGGGCAGCGGCCAGTGGTCCGCGGCTCCCCGAGAGCAGCAGCACGCCCAGGCCCAGCAATCCCAGAGGGACGCGCCACAGCAGCTTGCCTCCGGCGAACAGGGCCAGCCAGATGCCCACAGCCCCAGCCAGCCCCAGCGTGATGGGGGTCATGTAGGGATGGCTCAGGCGAGAGCTGAAGGGGTCCGCACCGCTCAGGCCGCTAAAGACCAGCGCCGTCACATACACGACCATCAAGCCGATGCCCAGCCACCGCAGCCGCTCGCTTTGCCTGAGCGAGACGCCCACCCCGATCAGCCCGAGCATCAGTAGCGTGCGGACCAGGGCCAGGAGGCTGGCGAGGAGCGGTTCGGGCGAGAACAGGGCCGGGAGTTGCTGGCTGAACGCGTAGAAGCCCAGGACCCACCACGCGGCGTGGGGCAGCCGCCGGAGTTGCGGCAGGGCCAGCAGGGCCAGTGGCGAGATCACGTACAGGGCGGGCAGCGCGGCCAGCCAGGGAGGAATCCAGCGCAGCGGAGCGGGCGCGGGGGCTTCGGCAGGGCGCGTCACGCGCGCCACTATAGCGGCCCCACATGATGGGCAACAAAGCAAAAACCCCCGCCGGAACGGAGGCTTCTGATGGTGACCCCAACGGGATTCGAACCCGTATCGCTACCTTGAAAGGGTAGTGTCCTAACCGTTAGACGATGGGGCCACACCACTTCAGCTTGCCAGTGCTCGCTGCCTTTCAAGGGGCGCCCTGTTCGGGCACGCACGGAAGAATAGCGGAGGGCCGGGAATCCGTCAACTGCCTGCGGAGCGGGGCGCCGCTGGTAGATTGGGAGGACGGAAACCCTATGCCTATCAACTTCGGTACCGACGGCTGGCGCGACATCATCGCGGAGGACTTCACGTACGAGAACGTCCGGCAAGTGGCCCGGGCGCATGCACAGGCGCTGCGGGCCGCCGGGGGAAACTCGGTGGTGGTGGGGTTCGACACCCGTTTCCAGGGCGCCAACTTCGCGCGGGTGGCGGCGGAGGCGCTGGCGGAGGGCGGCCTGAACGTCCTGCTGGCCCGCGAGTTCCTGCCGACGCCCGCCCTGTCGTTCGCGGTGGTGCATCACCGGGCGGCGGGCGGCGTGATGATCACCGCCAGCCACAACCCGCCGCTCTACAGCGGCTACAAGATCAAGGGGGCGTACGGCGGCAGCGCGACGCCCGCCCTGGTGGCGGAGATCGAGCGGGCGCTCGCGCAGCCGCAGGCCTATGAGGGCCCCCCCGGAACGGTCCAGTCCTTCGACATCCGGGGGGCGTACTACGCGGGGCTGGACCGGCAGCTTGATCTGGAAACCCTGCGCGGTTACCGGGGAACGGTCATCCACGACGCGATGGGGGGCGCGGCCGGGGGGTGGCTCACGGGCTACGCGCGGCACGCGGGCCTGGCGCTGGACCTGCGCGAGCTGCACGGCCAGCCCGACCCCATGTTCTACGGCGTGAACCCCGAGCCGATTCCCCAGAACCTGGCGGGACTGATGGCCGCCCTGAGCGCGGAGACGGGCACCGCGCTGGGGGTGGTGACGGACGGGGACGGCGACCGGGTGGGCGCGGTCACGGCGGGGGGACACTTCTTCAACAGCCACCAGATTTTCGCGGTGCTGCTGCGGCACCTGCACGGGCGCGGCCTGCGCGGGCGGGTCGTGAAGACGGTGTCGGGCAGCCGCGTGATCGAGCTGCTGGCCAGGCGGCTGGGGCTGGACCTGCTGGAGACGCCGGTGGGCTTCAAGTACATCACCGACGCCTTTCTGGAAGGCCAGCAGGACGAGGCGCGGGCCGTGCTGATGGGGGGCGAGGAGTCGGGCGGCCTGGGAATGGGGGCGCATATCCCCGAACGGGACGGCCTGCTCAACAGCCTGCTGCTGCTGGAAGCGGTCGCCGCGAGCGGCCGGAGCCTGGACGAGCTGTTTGCCCAGATCGAGGCCGAGGTGGGCTTCCGGCACCACTACGACCGCAACGACCTACGCCTGAGTGCTGGCTTCGACAAGAACGCGCTGCTGAAGGAGGCGCGGGGCTATACCGAGGTCGCGGGCCACCCGGTCGAGGGGATCAAGACCACCGACGGTGTGAAGCTGCTGCTGGCGGGCGGGGCGTCGGCCATGTTCCGGGCGTCCGGCACCGAGCCGGTGGTGCGCGTGTACGTGGAGGCGCAGTCGCCGGAGGCCGTGCAGGCCATCCTGAACGAGGCGACGCGCCGCGTCCTGGCGCTGGATACGGTGCAGCCCGCCTGAACCAAAAGGGGAGGGGCGGGAGGCCGAAGCTTTCCCGCCCCCCTTCCCGGTTCTCTTTACATATGCAGCGCGCGCTTGTCCGTCGCCAGCGCCGCCTCCTTCACCACTTCGGAGAGGGTGGGGTGGGCGTGGACGGTGCGGCCCAGGTCTTCGGCGCTGGCCCCGAACTCCATCAGGGCGACCGTCTCGCCGATCAGTTCGGAGACGTTCGGGCCGACCATGTGGACGCCGAGGATCTTGTCCGTGTCGGCGTCCGCGACGACCTTCACGAAACCGCGCGGGTCGCCGTGGCCCAGGGCGCGGCCGTTGGCGCTGAAGGGGAACTGGCCGGTCTTGACCTTGTGGCCCTGTTCCCTGGCCTGCTTCTCGGTGAGGCCCGCCCAGGCGATCTCCGGGCTGGTGTAGATCACCCAGGGGACCACGGCGTAGTTGACGTGCCCGGCCTGCCCGGCCAGCAGCTCGGCCACCGCCACGCCTTCCTCCTCCGCCTTGTGGGCCAGCATCGGGCCGCCGATCACGTCCCCGATGGCGTAGATGCCGGGGAGGTTGGTGCGGAAGTGGTCATCCACTTTCACGAAGCCGCGCTCGTCGAGCTGGAGGCCGACCTCCTGGGCGCCCAGGCCCGCCGTGTGCGGCACGCGCCCGATGGACACGATCAGCTTGTCGAAGCGGGTGGTCACCGGCTGGCCCTTTTCCTCGTAGGTGACGGTGACGCCCGACTCGTCCTGCTGCACCTCGGTGATCTTGATGCCGAAGTGGAAGTCGAGGCCCTGCTTCTGGAGCTGCTTGAGGGCTTCTTTGCTCACGGCCTCGTCGGCGGCCAGCAGGAACCCGGGGAGGGCTTCCAGAATGGTCACCTGCGCGCCCAGGCGGCGCCACACGCTGCCCAGTTCCACGCCGATCACGCCCGCGCCGATCACGCCGAGCTGGGCGGGCACCTGCTCGAAGGCCAGCGCCCCAGAGTTGTCCACGATGTTCCCGCCGAAGGGCACGCCGGGAAGCGCGCGGGGGCTGCTGCCGGTCGCCACGATCACGTTCTTGGCGCGAACTTCCTTCCCCGCCGCGTCCACGATCCAGGCTTCACCGTCCTGACGGACCAGGCGGCCCAGGCCGTGGATGCTGGTCACCTTGTTCTTCTTGAAGAGGTAGGCGACGCCGCCCGTCAGCTTGTCCACCACGCTTTCCTTGCGGCCCAGCATCTTGCCCAGGTCCACCGTAGCGCCGTCCACCTGAATGCCGTGCTCCCCGGCCTCGCGCGCGATCATCTCGAACTTCTCGCTGGAATCGAGCAGCGCCTTGCTGGGAATGCAGCCGACGTTGAGGCAAGTGCCGCCCAGAGAGGCCTTGCCGTTCCGCTCGAAGGCGTCCACGCAGGCGGTCTTGAACCCGAGCTGCGCAGCGCGAATCGCGGCCACGTAGCCCGCCGGGCCGCCGCCAATCACCAACACGTCGTAAGAATCCATAACCACCCCCGAGCGTACCACCCGCTTCCCGCGCCAATAGGGCCGCGTTCCCGTTGCAGGGACAGCTCTCGCCGGTTATGCCCGCCGGTAGCGTTTCACGGGGCGCCCGATGCCCCGCGCGTCCGTCTCGGCGCTGGCCTCGCCCGCCTCCACCAGATGTTCGAGGTACCGCCAGGCGGTGACGCGGCTGAGGCCGAGGGCCTGCCCGAGTTCGCTGGCGCTGTACGCCCCGCCGCCCCGCAGGGCCGCCCGGACGCGGTGGAGGGTTTCGGCGTCCAGCCCGGAGGCGGGCACCGGGGGCCGGGCGAACAGCGCGTCGAGGTGCCCCTGCCGCACGGCGTCCTGCCCCCACAGGGCGGCGCGTTCACGCACGCGGTCGAGGGCCAGGGCGAAACGTTCGGGCGTGCAGGGTTTCACCAGGTAGTCGGCGGCTCCCAGGGCCAGCGCGTCCTGCACGCTGGGGATGTCGCTGGCGGCGGTGAGCAGGATCGCGTCCACCCGCTCGGAACGGGCGCGCCACTCACGCAGCAGGTCCAGGCCGCGCCCATCAGGCAGGTACACGTCGAGCAGCAGCAGGTCGGGATGCAGCGTCCCCGCCATCACCCGCGCCACCCGCAGCGTCTCCGCCGTGCCCAGCACCTCGAAATCCCCGGCCCCTTCCAGCAGGCCCCGGTGCAGCGCGGCGATGCGCGGGTCGTCCTCGACGATCAGGGTGCGGATGGGCGTCATAACGGGACCTCCAGGGTGAAGCGGGTCCAGGGGCGGCCTGCCGGGTCGAGTATCCGGTCATGCACCAGGGTCGCGCCCAGGGCATCCGCGCGGGCCTGCATCAGCGCGAGGCCCACGCCGCGCCCGGGTCCCTTGCTGCTCACCCCCCGCCGCGTG
The window above is part of the Deinococcus metallilatus genome. Proteins encoded here:
- the galE gene encoding UDP-glucose 4-epimerase GalE, with the protein product MKVLVTGGAGYIGSTVCSALKDAGHVPVILDSLITGQRAFVKDRIFYHGDIADEVLLRRIFAEHPDIGAVIHFAALIVVPESVAVPLRYYQENVSKSIILFQTLLDHDVERVIFSSSASIYDTTSATCVSEESSLLPASPYARTKLMMEMILEDVCRASNLRGIALRYFNPIGADPQFRSGPYRHDPSHVLGRMLETARGRSGPFQVTGVDYPTRDGTGLRDYIHVWDLALAHVQAVEQFDRVFERAQARGMKGHYLALNVGSGNGVTVRELIGAFEHASGLKLPHQDAARRPGDSPGAYAVIERARELLGWEPRSSTETAIRSALEWDERYHQAVKS
- a CDS encoding O-antigen ligase family protein, which gives rise to MTRPAEAPAPAPLRWIPPWLAALPALYVISPLALLALPQLRRLPHAAWWVLGFYAFSQQLPALFSPEPLLASLLALVRTLLMLGLIGVGVSLRQSERLRWLGIGLMVVYVTALVFSGLSGADPFSSRLSHPYMTPITLGLAGAVGIWLALFAGGKLLWRVPLGLLGLGVLLLSGSRGPLAAALVGCVAGFIIRRGWRLALGVLVGAVLLAGGFYLGKKLEVAAITRLGNADTTGRDIVWYNTLSVIRSEPLSGVGSYLLGQRLAPPGDNCELWMAANGTAPSCPPWVKKLGSPWLIAHNIALQQLAETGPLGLLGLFVLLGAVVTAVFQNRNPLGLAVISGLLVATANDNTLLVPSPFFAEVFWVAAGAQLLRLAPTSLGAVGGWAAGLMLALSFPLLASRLPAPQVRPPPSLRFLNAPTQVRSPRAYTAFAQFDLPPGKYRANLRSCTDSCMPIVTIDFTAPASRQAPLLTLSGDLQPVPRQRLELLLYVGEGSTRPTPAGRRAWNVEIKP
- a CDS encoding phosphoglucomutase/phosphomannomutase family protein, whose amino-acid sequence is MPINFGTDGWRDIIAEDFTYENVRQVARAHAQALRAAGGNSVVVGFDTRFQGANFARVAAEALAEGGLNVLLAREFLPTPALSFAVVHHRAAGGVMITASHNPPLYSGYKIKGAYGGSATPALVAEIERALAQPQAYEGPPGTVQSFDIRGAYYAGLDRQLDLETLRGYRGTVIHDAMGGAAGGWLTGYARHAGLALDLRELHGQPDPMFYGVNPEPIPQNLAGLMAALSAETGTALGVVTDGDGDRVGAVTAGGHFFNSHQIFAVLLRHLHGRGLRGRVVKTVSGSRVIELLARRLGLDLLETPVGFKYITDAFLEGQQDEARAVLMGGEESGGLGMGAHIPERDGLLNSLLLLEAVAASGRSLDELFAQIEAEVGFRHHYDRNDLRLSAGFDKNALLKEARGYTEVAGHPVEGIKTTDGVKLLLAGGASAMFRASGTEPVVRVYVEAQSPEAVQAILNEATRRVLALDTVQPA
- the lpdA gene encoding dihydrolipoyl dehydrogenase; this translates as MDSYDVLVIGGGPAGYVAAIRAAQLGFKTACVDAFERNGKASLGGTCLNVGCIPSKALLDSSEKFEMIAREAGEHGIQVDGATVDLGKMLGRKESVVDKLTGGVAYLFKKNKVTSIHGLGRLVRQDGEAWIVDAAGKEVRAKNVIVATGSSPRALPGVPFGGNIVDNSGALAFEQVPAQLGVIGAGVIGVELGSVWRRLGAQVTILEALPGFLLAADEAVSKEALKQLQKQGLDFHFGIKITEVQQDESGVTVTYEEKGQPVTTRFDKLIVSIGRVPHTAGLGAQEVGLQLDERGFVKVDDHFRTNLPGIYAIGDVIGGPMLAHKAEEEGVAVAELLAGQAGHVNYAVVPWVIYTSPEIAWAGLTEKQAREQGHKVKTGQFPFSANGRALGHGDPRGFVKVVADADTDKILGVHMVGPNVSELIGETVALMEFGASAEDLGRTVHAHPTLSEVVKEAALATDKRALHM
- a CDS encoding response regulator; translation: MTPIRTLIVEDDPRIAALHRGLLEGAGDFEVLGTAETLRVARVMAGTLHPDLLLLDVYLPDGRGLDLLREWRARSERVDAILLTAASDIPSVQDALALGAADYLVKPCTPERFALALDRVRERAALWGQDAVRQGHLDALFARPPVPASGLDAETLHRVRAALRGGGAYSASELGQALGLSRVTAWRYLEHLVEAGEASAETDARGIGRPVKRYRRA